Proteins from a single region of Sandaracinaceae bacterium:
- a CDS encoding sigma-70 family RNA polymerase sigma factor yields the protein MLLESSAGHLEARDASPVQPERTEDHSPIDDTFVRAHAPFVRRCLVRFGVYGADADDAVQDVFVIAMRRSGALDTSTSPRPWLYTVARNVAHNARRQRRRGELAMDVPPEVSIPAEQERVVHEREARSLVHRALDALPSAQRDVVILHRLEGWPMERVAETVGCPVATAHSRLRLGTHRLRQTIRRQAFRARCAAVLAALLGALASPPTAAAAAISVTCIVVGVVVAVQTNASPSAVASPPAHHAEVNTGVPTRPSVPAQDTPEDAPPVSSREAPTIVPPRPRSHRSRGLGGVEPSTEASQPALPEDDTDALIAETRALARARALTETAPDAAQRALQAYDAQFPDGQLRRERDAIQRALDARSPHPP from the coding sequence GTGTTGCTCGAGTCCAGCGCTGGTCACCTCGAAGCCCGCGACGCCTCCCCCGTCCAGCCCGAGCGCACCGAAGACCACTCGCCCATCGACGACACGTTCGTGCGCGCGCATGCGCCCTTCGTGCGTCGGTGCCTGGTGCGCTTCGGGGTCTACGGTGCGGATGCGGACGACGCGGTCCAAGACGTGTTCGTCATCGCGATGCGCAGGTCCGGAGCGCTGGACACGAGCACCTCCCCACGCCCTTGGCTCTACACCGTCGCGCGCAACGTCGCGCATAACGCGCGCAGGCAACGACGACGGGGCGAGCTGGCCATGGACGTTCCACCCGAGGTGAGCATCCCGGCGGAGCAAGAGCGCGTGGTCCACGAACGAGAGGCCCGCTCGCTCGTGCACCGGGCCCTCGACGCGCTCCCCTCCGCCCAGCGCGACGTCGTCATCCTGCACCGCCTGGAGGGTTGGCCGATGGAGCGCGTAGCCGAGACGGTCGGGTGTCCTGTCGCCACCGCGCACTCTCGTCTCAGACTGGGTACCCACCGACTTCGTCAAACAATCCGCCGTCAGGCCTTCCGCGCTCGCTGCGCTGCAGTCCTCGCCGCGTTGCTCGGAGCGCTCGCCTCGCCCCCGACCGCGGCCGCTGCGGCGATCTCCGTGACATGCATCGTCGTTGGAGTGGTCGTGGCGGTCCAGACAAATGCGTCGCCCAGCGCCGTCGCGTCGCCACCGGCACACCACGCGGAAGTGAACACGGGCGTTCCCACGCGTCCAAGCGTGCCGGCCCAAGACACGCCCGAAGACGCCCCTCCCGTGAGCTCGCGAGAAGCGCCCACCATCGTCCCGCCGAGACCCCGCTCCCATCGCTCGCGGGGGCTCGGCGGCGTCGAGCCCAGCACAGAGGCCTCGCAGCCGGCACTCCCAGAAGACGACACGGACGCGCTCATCGCGGAGACGCGGGCGCTCGCGCGAGCGAGGGCGCTCACTGAGACGGCTCCCGACGCCGCGCAGCGCGCGCTCCAGGCCTACGACGCGCAGTTCCCCGACGGGCAGCTCCGAAGGGAACGCGACGCCATCCAGCGTGCGCTCGACGCGCGGAGCCCGCATCCACCGTGA
- a CDS encoding DUF695 domain-containing protein, translated as MRWPFSKKHPPLSIPPRDAQRWTVAEGDVGGGPLIVPSNDAARELAGHPDLPIKLGLAVPLNRPAPGGLPDADENAELGRVEDLIVERVLAAGVAVHAMSLTTGVMKEFVFYVAPGMDIATVHTRLRDEVSSHDVQCMAVKDPKWASYREFVPSP; from the coding sequence ATGCGCTGGCCATTCTCCAAGAAGCATCCCCCACTCAGCATCCCACCGCGAGACGCCCAACGCTGGACCGTCGCGGAGGGCGACGTTGGCGGTGGACCTCTCATCGTCCCCAGCAACGACGCGGCGCGCGAGCTCGCAGGACACCCAGACCTGCCCATCAAGCTCGGCTTGGCAGTGCCGCTCAACCGCCCCGCTCCCGGGGGCCTGCCGGACGCGGATGAGAACGCCGAGCTCGGGCGGGTCGAGGACCTCATCGTGGAGCGCGTGCTCGCGGCAGGCGTCGCGGTGCACGCGATGAGCCTCACCACGGGCGTGATGAAGGAGTTCGTGTTCTACGTCGCGCCCGGCATGGACATCGCCACGGTGCACACGCGTCTGCGCGACGAGGTGTCGAGCCACGACGTGCAGTGCATGGCGGTCAAGGACCCGAAGTGGGCCTCGTATCGTGAATTCGTTCCTTCGCCGTGA
- a CDS encoding IS3 family transposase (programmed frameshift) gives MARRARRSFTPEFKSDAVRLVKSGKSIPTVARELELTETALREWVRRSDADAGARQDVLTTDERQELARLRRENRQLRQEREILKGGGHLLRQGERVRYAFIAEKKVAFPTAALCRVLGVSRSGFYGYLAEPETEREQRDAVLVAKTRAVFDEHKGRYGSPRVHRELRERGDIVSEKKVAQVMRDHGLVARRKRRFRATTDSKHDDPIAPNLLERDFTATGPNEAWVTDVTAVWTHAGWIFLAAILDLFSRRVVGWATSASNDRFLAIDALRAALVARRPPAGLLHHSDRGSPYASGDYRRELERAGIIASMSRKGDCWDNAVAESFFATFKVEALGDHVPRDHDAAIAIVRDYIDGYYNPKRRHSFIDYECPIQFELKCQLAAMAA, from the exons CTGGCGCGGCGTGCTCGTCGTTCGTTCACGCCTGAATTCAAGTCCGATGCGGTGCGGCTGGTGAAGAGCGGGAAGTCCATCCCGACGGTCGCGCGGGAGCTCGAGCTCACCGAGACGGCGCTCCGTGAGTGGGTGCGACGTAGCGATGCGGACGCCGGGGCTCGTCAAGACGTGCTGACCACGGACGAGCGGCAGGAGCTGGCCCGCCTCCGCCGTGAGAACCGTCAGCTGCGCCAGGAACGCGAAATCCTAAAAG GCGGCGGCCACCTTCTTCGCCAAGGAGAGCGCGTGAGGTATGCGTTCATCGCCGAGAAGAAGGTGGCCTTCCCCACCGCCGCGCTGTGTCGCGTACTGGGAGTCTCGCGCAGTGGCTTCTACGGCTACCTGGCCGAGCCCGAGACCGAACGAGAGCAGCGCGACGCCGTGCTCGTGGCGAAGACGCGTGCCGTGTTCGACGAGCACAAGGGTCGATACGGCAGCCCTCGTGTTCACCGTGAGCTCCGTGAGCGCGGCGACATCGTGAGTGAGAAGAAGGTCGCCCAGGTCATGCGCGACCACGGCCTCGTGGCGCGGCGAAAGCGAAGGTTCCGAGCCACGACCGACTCGAAGCACGACGACCCCATCGCGCCGAATCTCCTCGAGCGCGATTTCACGGCGACCGGCCCCAACGAGGCTTGGGTGACCGACGTGACGGCCGTGTGGACCCACGCCGGTTGGATCTTCCTGGCGGCCATCCTCGATCTGTTCTCGCGGCGCGTCGTGGGGTGGGCGACGAGCGCGAGCAACGACCGCTTCCTCGCCATCGACGCCCTGCGAGCCGCCCTCGTCGCGCGCCGCCCTCCTGCCGGGCTGCTGCATCACTCCGACCGTGGCAGTCCCTACGCCAGCGGCGACTACCGCCGTGAACTTGAACGGGCGGGCATCATCGCCAGCATGAGCCGGAAGGGCGACTGCTGGGACAACGCGGTCGCCGAGAGCTTCTTCGCGACGTTCAAGGTGGAGGCCTTGGGCGACCACGTGCCCCGAGACCACGACGCCGCCATCGCCATCGTCCGCGACTACATCGACGGCTACTACAACCCCAAGCGGAGGCACTCGTTCATCGACTACGAGTGCCCCATCCAGTTCGAACTCAAGTGCCAACTCGCCGCGATGGCGGCATAG